Proteins encoded within one genomic window of Bacillus thuringiensis:
- a CDS encoding DUF6518 family protein, with protein MDRTLKITKLNMFLRIFLIPIIVGIIVGILTKLGQGILPGHWHSLANLGSVWLVPSFFVASFSYSKRTAILSGILALLGMVLGYYGYAIIFKNVSHSIYFISVWITCAFIGGTIFGIAGFLWKDTTNPLHKLGSALIGGVFVTDGLHILLNFEDYSHMLPVGYTEVIVGIILILVLERSNANRISSFLMVIPIIILGLIGYKVLSLFT; from the coding sequence ATGGACAGGACATTAAAAATTACAAAGTTAAATATGTTTTTAAGGATTTTTCTCATCCCGATTATAGTAGGGATAATTGTTGGCATACTAACTAAATTGGGGCAAGGTATACTTCCAGGACATTGGCATTCATTAGCTAATCTAGGAAGCGTGTGGTTAGTTCCATCCTTTTTTGTGGCTAGCTTTAGCTATTCTAAGCGTACAGCTATACTTTCTGGTATCCTTGCACTACTCGGTATGGTACTAGGCTACTACGGTTATGCAATAATATTTAAAAATGTATCTCATTCGATTTATTTTATTTCTGTATGGATAACATGTGCATTCATTGGAGGAACTATTTTTGGAATTGCAGGTTTTCTATGGAAAGATACTACAAATCCACTTCATAAATTAGGAAGTGCACTTATTGGTGGAGTTTTTGTAACGGATGGACTTCACATTCTTTTAAATTTTGAAGACTATAGTCACATGTTACCTGTTGGATATACCGAAGTCATAGTCGGGATTATCTTGATTCTTGTATTAGAGCGCTCTAATGCTAATCGAATTTCTTCTTTTTTAATGGTCATTCCTATCATTATTTTAGGTTTAATTGGATATAAAGTATTAAGTTTGTTTACTTAA